From Deltaproteobacteria bacterium, a single genomic window includes:
- a CDS encoding permease produces MVTTLNSNDSNAKITKINRCILLGILAVIVALFIWLLLYNNLEFLAHTVAYQLLPFSADNKFAGALNFFLYETPKIFLLLTVIIFGVGVVRSFFTPERTRSLLAGRREFFGNILAALLGVVTPFCSCSAVPLFIGFVAAGVPLGVTFSFLIAAPMVNEVALVLLFGLFGYKIAGLYLITGLTIAIIAGWVIGKLPMQRWVEDWVIATVSNTSITSSFAKLTFYDRLQLGRDAVFEIIGKVWPYIILGIAVGAGIHGFVPQNFMAAIMGKSAWWSVPIAVVMGVPMYANAAGIIPIVQALLSKGAALGTVLAFMMSVIALSLPEMIILRKVLKLPAVLTFAAIVALGILSVGYIFNFIL; encoded by the coding sequence ATGGTAACAACTTTAAATAGCAACGACAGTAATGCAAAGATAACCAAAATAAATAGATGTATCTTACTTGGCATATTAGCAGTTATAGTCGCCTTATTTATTTGGTTGCTACTTTATAATAATTTAGAATTTCTGGCGCATACTGTTGCTTATCAACTATTACCTTTTAGTGCTGATAATAAATTCGCGGGGGCGCTAAACTTTTTCTTATATGAAACCCCGAAAATATTTTTACTTTTAACCGTAATTATATTCGGTGTCGGCGTAGTGCGCTCGTTCTTTACCCCAGAACGAACTCGTAGCTTACTTGCTGGGCGTCGTGAATTTTTTGGTAATATCTTAGCTGCATTATTAGGGGTAGTGACACCCTTTTGTTCATGCTCGGCCGTACCTTTGTTTATCGGTTTTGTCGCCGCTGGCGTACCGTTGGGGGTAACTTTTTCATTTTTAATTGCGGCGCCAATGGTTAATGAAGTTGCCCTGGTTTTATTATTTGGTCTGTTTGGTTATAAAATTGCTGGGCTTTATCTTATCACCGGTCTGACCATCGCTATTATTGCCGGGTGGGTTATTGGTAAGTTACCAATGCAACGCTGGGTTGAAGATTGGGTAATTGCAACGGTGAGCAATACTTCGATAACATCTTCTTTTGCAAAACTTACTTTTTATGACCGCTTACAATTAGGACGTGATGCTGTATTCGAAATAATCGGCAAAGTTTGGCCTTATATTATACTAGGTATAGCTGTTGGCGCCGGCATTCATGGTTTTGTACCACAAAATTTCATGGCGGCAATCATGGGTAAAAGCGCATGGTGGTCGGTGCCGATTGCGGTGGTTATGGGCGTACCAATGTACGCTAATGCTGCCGGCATTATCCCGATAGTGCAAGCACTGCTGAGCAAGGGCGCTGCTCTAGGTACAGTGTTAGCTTTTATGATGTCGGTTATCGCCTTATCGCTACCTGAAATGATTATCTTACGAAAAGTATTAAAATTGCCGGCAGTGTTAACTTTTGCTGCTATTGTAGCACTGGGTATTTTAAGTGTTGGTTATATATTCAACTTCATCCTCTAA
- a CDS encoding TM0996/MTH895 family glutaredoxin-like protein has product MIVQILGSGCAKCKSLYAEAEKAIAASGVQATLTKVEKIDEMMKFGIMSTPALAIDGEVKCSGRIAKSDEIVTWLTTA; this is encoded by the coding sequence ATGATTGTACAAATATTAGGTTCTGGCTGTGCAAAATGCAAATCACTTTATGCTGAAGCCGAAAAAGCAATCGCCGCATCAGGCGTTCAAGCGACCCTTACCAAAGTTGAAAAAATAGATGAAATGATGAAATTTGGGATAATGTCAACTCCGGCTCTTGCTATTGATGGCGAAGTAAAATGCTCAGGTCGCATAGCTAAAAGTGATGAAATAGTTACTTGGTTGACTACCGCTTAA
- a CDS encoding type II toxin-antitoxin system VapB family antitoxin, producing the protein MRTTVDLDEELLNNARSCTQIQSKTALLHAGLKALIAHAARERLAKLGGIEKNLRLPRRRRVKP; encoded by the coding sequence ATGAGAACAACAGTTGACCTTGATGAAGAGCTGCTAAATAATGCGCGTTCGTGTACACAAATTCAAAGTAAAACTGCTCTGTTGCATGCCGGTTTAAAGGCACTTATTGCCCACGCCGCACGAGAACGTCTTGCTAAACTTGGTGGCATAGAAAAAAATCTTCGTTTGCCCAGACGGCGTCGGGTAAAACCGTGA
- a CDS encoding VapC toxin family PIN domain ribonuclease, with the protein MIIVDTSIWVEHFRRRHKTLVTLLEEDQVLIHPFIIGELSLGGLIHRDELINLLQQLPTAIMSNHQEVLHAITTHNLDGKGIGWIDAHLFTSALLSHAQLWTIDKQLNVICIRNKINFSGLY; encoded by the coding sequence GTGATCATCGTAGACACCTCTATATGGGTTGAACATTTTCGTCGTCGTCATAAAACATTAGTTACGCTGCTTGAAGAAGACCAAGTATTAATACACCCATTTATAATTGGTGAGTTATCACTTGGTGGATTAATTCATCGCGATGAATTAATAAACTTGTTACAACAATTACCGACTGCAATCATGTCAAACCATCAAGAGGTGTTACACGCAATTACCACTCATAATCTTGATGGTAAGGGAATTGGTTGGATTGATGCTCATTTATTTACCTCAGCTCTTCTATCGCATGCACAATTATGGACTATAGATAAACAACTAAATGTCATTTGTATTCGTAATAAAATTAATTTTAGCGGTCTCTATTAA
- a CDS encoding STAS-like domain-containing protein yields MNTYYLHKLAHHLASRQRAHTLREDVLEAITRTQQKVRIDLSEVMSVSDSFADEFFGVLAQTYGDKWFQEYIDVTGASDVVRNSIVRAIHTKLRTRFTTSKSARIRPRTASCAINLI; encoded by the coding sequence ATGAATACATATTATTTGCATAAACTAGCTCACCATTTGGCTAGTCGGCAACGTGCGCATACTTTGCGCGAAGATGTATTAGAGGCAATTACACGCACGCAGCAAAAAGTTAGAATTGATCTCAGTGAAGTAATGTCTGTTAGTGATTCGTTTGCTGATGAATTTTTTGGGGTATTAGCACAAACTTATGGCGATAAATGGTTTCAAGAATATATTGATGTAACTGGCGCCAGCGATGTTGTACGTAACTCAATTGTGCGAGCCATACACACTAAGCTTAGAACGCGATTTACAACCAGCAAAAGCGCAAGGATACGACCTCGCACAGCCTCCTGTGCAATTAATCTAATTTAG
- a CDS encoding helix-turn-helix domain-containing protein, whose protein sequence is MQTYEEIIIPNESRKKIKGLVPRGLRFKTKPSAKMQRCLVVLDLEKALSDMTTIFAERTLSRLVTQTQATLLSRRSISPTVVADVMVGLRRLIHNDPYVTTSEQAVRRLLLAKAHNAADRLIASVELQGETLFVWSCEPKLYTCSIKDIPVLAKLSKVQLANFEVSKSGSRINWPKADVDLDLGSIRYWADPTFRHNKDKELREAAKSYGVAIRELRLEKGLKQSDILGLSSRHVRRLEAGEGQPFTSTLEKLAAAHEMSLESYLDTLATRSASK, encoded by the coding sequence ATGCAAACGTACGAAGAAATCATCATCCCAAACGAGAGTCGCAAAAAAATAAAAGGCCTCGTGCCGCGCGGATTGCGTTTTAAAACGAAACCATCGGCAAAAATGCAACGATGTTTGGTAGTGTTGGATCTTGAAAAGGCGTTATCGGATATGACAACGATATTTGCAGAACGGACATTATCGCGTCTTGTGACACAAACACAAGCCACTTTGTTAAGTCGGCGATCAATATCACCAACAGTTGTTGCTGATGTAATGGTTGGACTACGGCGTTTAATTCACAATGACCCTTACGTTACTACTTCTGAGCAAGCGGTTCGACGATTACTTTTAGCAAAGGCTCATAATGCAGCCGATCGTTTGATTGCTTCGGTAGAACTCCAAGGTGAAACTCTGTTCGTATGGAGTTGTGAACCAAAGTTGTACACTTGTTCTATTAAAGATATTCCGGTGCTTGCTAAGTTATCAAAAGTTCAACTGGCAAATTTTGAAGTAAGTAAAAGCGGTAGTCGGATTAATTGGCCAAAGGCTGATGTTGATCTAGACCTTGGTAGTATTCGTTATTGGGCAGATCCGACATTTCGCCACAATAAAGACAAAGAACTACGTGAAGCAGCAAAGTCGTATGGCGTGGCAATTCGTGAATTACGATTAGAGAAGGGTCTTAAGCAATCAGATATCCTAGGCTTAAGCAGCAGGCATGTACGCCGCCTCGAAGCTGGTGAAGGCCAACCTTTTACATCTACGCTTGAAAAATTAGCAGCGGCACATGAGATGTCGTTAGAGTCTTATTTAGATACATTAGCAACGCGAAGCGCGAGTAAGTAA
- a CDS encoding DUF4160 domain-containing protein encodes MYAWFNSNDHEPPHFHLERPGEWEVRLFFLQAKKIMIKECWGSGPSGQLKRTILAKIETNRILLLREWEKKVAKRN; translated from the coding sequence TTGTATGCGTGGTTCAATTCAAATGACCATGAACCACCGCATTTTCATCTTGAACGTCCAGGGGAGTGGGAAGTACGATTATTTTTTCTTCAGGCAAAGAAGATAATGATTAAGGAGTGTTGGGGCAGTGGACCAAGCGGGCAGTTAAAACGAACTATCCTAGCTAAGATTGAAACCAACAGAATTTTATTATTGCGGGAATGGGAGAAGAAAGTAGCAAAGAGGAATTAA
- a CDS encoding DUF4143 domain-containing protein has protein sequence MICTLPSALVNHISNRTFVNVFTVIVLLVKARVINKVYNSTGAGLPLATGASTKHFKSIFLDVGLAQRLLGVEYNDWVIRNSILDSHRGAVAEQFIGQELLHRFGDHEDPQLYYWHRQSNGSQAEVDYLYEAHNNALPIEVKSASIGHLRSMQQYLKTYKQAKYGVKCSLAPLTRQSKIINIPLYAIEKTKSITDELE, from the coding sequence ATGATATGCACTCTACCTTCGGCACTTGTTAATCATATCAGCAATAGGACATTTGTCAACGTCTTTACTGTAATTGTCCTATTAGTAAAAGCGCGAGTCATTAATAAAGTATACAATAGCACCGGTGCAGGTCTACCATTAGCTACCGGTGCTTCAACAAAACATTTTAAAAGTATTTTTTTAGATGTCGGGCTTGCCCAACGTCTCCTGGGTGTTGAATATAATGATTGGGTCATTCGCAATTCTATTCTTGATAGTCATCGTGGCGCTGTAGCCGAACAATTTATTGGGCAAGAATTATTACATCGATTTGGTGATCATGAAGATCCACAACTTTACTACTGGCATCGCCAAAGCAATGGCTCACAAGCTGAAGTAGATTATTTATACGAGGCTCATAATAACGCCTTACCTATTGAAGTCAAATCGGCAAGTATCGGGCATTTGCGTAGCATGCAGCAATATTTGAAAACCTATAAGCAAGCAAAATATGGGGTTAAGTGCTCGCTGGCACCCTTAACTAGACAAAGCAAAAT